The Lebetimonas natsushimae genomic sequence TTTTGAATAATATTTAATGGAATCCCGTATCTTTTTGCGGTTTCAAATGCATAACTTTTTCCGATAGTCCCTTTTATAAATTCAAAAGTTGGTTTTTGCTGCTTTTCATCATAAACGGCTGCAAGAAGCTCAACTTCGTCGTGTTTTGCAAGAAGGGAAGCCAGTCTTTTATGGTGAGTTGTAATTACAATTCTGTTTTTTTTCATAATTTCTTCAATAATTATCTTAAATAGACTTGCGGCTTCGTTTGCATCGGTTCCAAGTTCTATTTCATCAACTCCTATTAAATAGTTTTCCCTGTTAAATACGTCTTTAAACTCTTTTATTCTTCCTGCAAATGTTGAAATGTCATTTTTTATATTTTGCGGGTCTTCAATGATTGCTTTTATATCTTTAAATGCCGGAATAATCGAATTTTCCCTTACTTTCATAGGAAGCAGGTGTTTTGCCATAAAAGCCGAGCTTAGAATAGATTTAAGCAGCATTGTTTTTCCGCCGGCATTTACACCTGTAATTATTAAAACCTGTTTGTCCCATTCAATATTAATAGGTTTACAGTTATGAAGGGCCGGATGACAAAAATCTCTTAAATAAAATTTTTTTGATTTACTAGGCAGTATAAATTCTAAATTTTCATTTTTTGCCAGAAAAATTCTTGCCTGAATTAAATCAAATTTGTCAAATTCAGCATTTATGTAATCTAAAAATTTAAGCCATTTTCTTAAAACATTGCTGAATTCCTGAGCTTTTTTTTCTAAAAATTCTTCTTTGAGTGAAATTAAATCATCAATTCTTTTTTTGAGTTTTCCTATGCTTCTAGGAAAAATATAAAAATATCCGCTCTGACTTCTTCCAAGAATTTCCGCATCGACTACTTTGTTAAATCCGCCCCTTACAAGCAGTGTTTCTTCATCGCTTTGAAGGTGTATTTGTTTATCAACCAGGAAAGGCTCTAATTTTTTGGAATTTATGTATTTGTAAAGCTCCTGCCTGATTAATGTTTTAATTTCTTTTATTTTTTCATTTATTTCATCAAGTTCTATAAATCCGACAACTTCGCCTTTTTGATTGTAATGATTTAAAATTTTTTTTATATCGTCCGGAATTTTAATTTTATCAAACCAATCACTCAAATCTTCCCAGTTTCGAGATTTAAGGTAAATAAAATAATTTATTATTTTTACAAATTCAAAAATTTGATTATGGCTTAAAGTACCAAATTTTTTTAAATGCATTAATTCTTTATCAAGATTTTTAACCTCGGGGGGAGCTTTGAAATCTTTATTTTCAAGTTTTTTTAAATATTTATAAAATACATTTATATCACCCTGGAGTTTAAAATCTTTTTCTCTTGCAAAAAGTGAATTTAAACGGTTTATATAATCTGTCAAATCTAATTTTGTAATCATTAAATTCTTATCCTTTATATTTTCCATTATCAATTATCCATTTTTATTTAATAAAATTGATATATTCGTTTTTATAATTTACATAATTTTTTGCATTTTGATAAATTTTTTCAACTTCTTCATCTGTTAAACTTCTTACAACTTTTGCAGGAGAGCCTAAAATCAAGCTTCTCGGCGGAAATTTTTTTCCGCCTGTAACGAGTGCCCCGGCTCCAACAATTGA encodes the following:
- a CDS encoding endonuclease MutS2; this translates as MITKLDLTDYINRLNSLFAREKDFKLQGDINVFYKYLKKLENKDFKAPPEVKNLDKELMHLKKFGTLSHNQIFEFVKIINYFIYLKSRNWEDLSDWFDKIKIPDDIKKILNHYNQKGEVVGFIELDEINEKIKEIKTLIRQELYKYINSKKLEPFLVDKQIHLQSDEETLLVRGGFNKVVDAEILGRSQSGYFYIFPRSIGKLKKRIDDLISLKEEFLEKKAQEFSNVLRKWLKFLDYINAEFDKFDLIQARIFLAKNENLEFILPSKSKKFYLRDFCHPALHNCKPINIEWDKQVLIITGVNAGGKTMLLKSILSSAFMAKHLLPMKVRENSIIPAFKDIKAIIEDPQNIKNDISTFAGRIKEFKDVFNRENYLIGVDEIELGTDANEAASLFKIIIEEIMKKNRIVITTHHKRLASLLAKHDEVELLAAVYDEKQQKPTFEFIKGTIGKSYAFETAKRYGIPLNIIQKAKNEYSEDLEKLDILIEKAANAEYEYNKKLKELNEELENVKLLKNSLLTQKEQFNEKIQKEKEKLLKEFNAAIKAAKEAIKAKTTADAHRKLNAANRIYKNIKVKKEEIKKEFNVGDIVKFKSSVGEIEDIKGKNALVNIDGKKLLIPKSELEHYRAPVKKEKIKISKPSVKKADIKLDLHGLRLEEALEKTEEFLNAAALAGLEEVWIYHGMGKGILAKGITELLKNHPLVKSFSDAPPHMGGYGAKIVKL